A window of the Trueperaceae bacterium genome harbors these coding sequences:
- a CDS encoding DUF3108 domain-containing protein, which translates to MSVEVMSYRLTYRGKPAGTQVLKSELRGRHARLEGRSQFQGPLGTSTVVQKSRSHAQRYFSLRYLEETQERNESRSLDVTFDAATGLVTAVKGPKDQAAIPYLVPFRDPLGLLYELRALDAPAQPATVPMLGKDVRVQFAGVVDLETALGQRRARAYLLHPGQSVVYVDVAEPHHILKLTQRLAEGHLDALLVKVGSEPSLEPFGEAPPPRRSKGGRDKAERDKGDQPQKRRPRRRRRR; encoded by the coding sequence ATGTCGGTCGAGGTGATGAGCTACCGTCTCACGTACCGCGGCAAGCCCGCCGGGACGCAGGTGCTGAAGAGCGAGCTGCGCGGGCGCCACGCCCGGTTGGAGGGGCGGTCCCAGTTCCAGGGGCCGCTCGGCACCTCCACCGTGGTGCAGAAGAGCCGGAGTCACGCGCAGCGCTACTTCTCGCTCCGCTACCTGGAGGAGACTCAGGAGCGCAACGAGAGCCGAAGCCTCGACGTGACGTTCGACGCCGCCACCGGGCTGGTGACCGCCGTGAAGGGCCCGAAGGATCAGGCCGCCATCCCGTACCTAGTCCCCTTCCGCGACCCCCTCGGGCTGCTCTACGAGCTCCGCGCGCTCGACGCCCCGGCGCAACCCGCCACCGTCCCGATGCTCGGCAAGGACGTGCGCGTGCAGTTCGCGGGCGTGGTCGACCTCGAGACGGCGCTCGGTCAACGTCGGGCGCGCGCCTACCTGCTTCACCCGGGCCAGAGCGTCGTCTACGTCGACGTGGCCGAGCCCCACCACATCCTCAAGCTGACGCAGCGCCTGGCCGAAGGGCACCTGGACGCGCTGCTCGTGAAGGTCGGCAGCGAGCCGTCCCTCGAGCCGTTCGGGGAGGCGCCGCCGCCACGCCGCAGCAAGGGCGGCCGCGACAAGGCAGAGCGCGACAAGGGCGACCAACCCCAGAAGCGGCGACCCCGTCGGCGGCGGCGCCGCTGA
- a CDS encoding bifunctional folylpolyglutamate synthase/dihydrofolate synthase — MTQAAEDDALAWLYSRSRAGGERTSARAAALLAALGLAPPPLTAVVVGTNGKGTVTAMMAAGLSAAGRVTGRFLSPHVEAFEERVAVAGNPTTRGRVAEFVRAARDLDAAWPHGEATRPAFFEWVLAFALDEFNRLGADAAVLEAGVGGHHDATRAVAPLALAVLTNVDLDHVETLGGSLEAIARDKALAFRPGVPAVCGATQPGVLAVVGSVAAELGAPLHVDPFAAGGGGEAALFTLPRAVERALGEPGTAGGLRRANRRANSRLAAAALRLLGVDEAGVAAGLTAPALPARLERFLLPPAAVGSRPVLVVLDGAHDPAAADRLAGEVEPGYVLLFGALARKQGREVLERLAPRAAGVVVTDAATGEPAAHARAGDVYLPDTAAALAAALALAEATPTDQPTVVVAGSLYLAGLVRPLLRAAGTRLMDPWEGPAPRPAAGLSARSRRATYGG, encoded by the coding sequence GTGACGCAGGCAGCGGAGGACGACGCGCTCGCGTGGCTCTACTCGCGCTCGCGTGCCGGCGGGGAGCGCACGAGCGCGCGCGCCGCGGCGCTCCTCGCCGCACTCGGCCTCGCGCCGCCGCCCCTGACCGCCGTCGTGGTGGGAACGAACGGCAAGGGCACGGTCACGGCCATGATGGCCGCCGGGCTGAGCGCCGCCGGGCGGGTCACGGGCCGCTTCCTCTCCCCTCACGTGGAGGCGTTCGAGGAGCGCGTCGCGGTCGCCGGGAACCCGACCACCCGAGGGCGCGTGGCGGAGTTCGTGCGAGCGGCGCGGGACCTGGACGCCGCGTGGCCCCACGGCGAGGCCACGCGCCCTGCCTTCTTCGAATGGGTGTTGGCGTTCGCGCTCGACGAGTTCAACCGGCTCGGGGCGGACGCCGCCGTGCTGGAAGCGGGCGTGGGTGGCCACCACGACGCCACGCGCGCGGTGGCGCCCCTGGCTCTGGCGGTCCTCACCAACGTCGACCTTGACCACGTCGAGACGCTCGGCGGCAGCCTGGAGGCCATCGCGCGAGACAAGGCGCTGGCCTTCCGGCCCGGCGTACCCGCCGTCTGCGGCGCGACCCAGCCCGGGGTGCTGGCCGTCGTCGGCTCGGTCGCCGCCGAGCTCGGCGCGCCCCTCCACGTCGACCCGTTCGCCGCCGGCGGAGGTGGCGAGGCCGCGCTGTTCACCCTCCCGCGCGCCGTGGAGCGCGCGCTGGGCGAGCCCGGCACGGCGGGCGGGCTCCGCCGCGCCAACCGCCGGGCCAACTCGCGGCTCGCGGCCGCCGCGCTGCGCCTGCTGGGCGTCGACGAGGCGGGCGTGGCGGCGGGCCTCACCGCACCGGCGCTGCCGGCGCGACTCGAGCGGTTCCTGCTGCCGCCGGCCGCGGTCGGCTCGCGACCCGTGCTGGTCGTCCTGGACGGCGCGCACGACCCGGCCGCCGCCGACCGCCTCGCCGGCGAGGTCGAGCCCGGCTACGTGCTGCTCTTCGGGGCGCTGGCGCGCAAACAGGGGCGGGAGGTCCTCGAACGCCTGGCGCCGCGCGCCGCCGGCGTGGTCGTGACCGACGCCGCCACCGGCGAGCCGGCGGCGCACGCCCGCGCCGGCGACGTGTACCTGCCAGACACCGCCGCCGCCCTCGCCGCCGCGCTGGCGCTGGCGGAGGCGACACCGACCGACCAGCCGACTGTGGTGGTGGCCGGCTCGCTCTACCTGGCCGGCCTCGTGCGCCCCCTGTTGCGGGCGGCCGGGACCAGGCTGATGGACCCGTGGGAAGGTCCGGCGCCGCGCCCCGCGGCGGGGCTCAGCGCCCGAAGCCGCCGCGCGACTTATGGAGGTTGA
- a CDS encoding PilT/PilU family type 4a pilus ATPase encodes MSDANGSRGIRIADVLRSIVQKGASDIHLQAGAPPHMRIDGELYPFEGVPTLTPEQTEQIALAMMSESQRELFRHRHEVDFAFTIPNIARFRCNVLRQRGSVGVVMRVIRDAIPSFESLGLPGNVVTDLSSQPRGLVLVTGPTGSGKTTTLAAMIDFINRRFARNIITVEDPIEILHRNQKSLVIQREIGLDTADFVGALKFAMRQDPDVIMVGEMRDKETVEAAISAAQTGHLVFSTLHTLDTIRTVNRIIDFFPPHERDQIRILLAESLLGILSQRLLPSSDGAGRVLALEVLVNTPLIRDYIKDEEKTPLIKEALMQDNLRGMQTFDQHLVELYLAGRITMEDATFMATSPHEFRLMVTQRQGGIGIDELEETVNLHKSRGGFGR; translated from the coding sequence ATGAGCGACGCCAACGGTAGCCGCGGCATCCGCATCGCCGACGTGCTGCGCAGCATCGTGCAGAAGGGCGCGTCCGACATCCACCTGCAGGCGGGGGCGCCGCCACACATGCGGATCGACGGCGAGCTGTACCCGTTCGAGGGCGTGCCCACACTCACGCCCGAGCAGACGGAACAGATCGCCCTCGCCATGATGAGCGAGTCGCAGCGCGAGCTCTTCCGCCATCGCCACGAGGTCGACTTCGCCTTCACCATCCCGAACATCGCCCGCTTCCGCTGCAACGTGCTGCGGCAACGCGGCTCCGTCGGCGTGGTCATGCGCGTGATCCGCGACGCCATCCCGAGCTTCGAGTCGCTTGGGCTGCCCGGCAACGTCGTCACGGACCTGTCGAGCCAACCTCGCGGCCTTGTGCTGGTCACGGGCCCGACGGGCTCGGGCAAGACGACGACGCTGGCGGCCATGATCGACTTCATCAACCGGCGCTTCGCCCGCAACATCATCACGGTGGAAGACCCCATCGAGATCCTGCACCGCAACCAGAAGAGCCTCGTTATCCAGCGCGAGATCGGCCTCGACACGGCCGACTTCGTGGGCGCTCTCAAGTTCGCCATGCGCCAGGACCCCGACGTGATCATGGTGGGCGAGATGCGCGACAAGGAGACGGTGGAGGCGGCCATCTCGGCGGCGCAGACGGGCCACCTGGTGTTCAGCACGCTGCACACGCTCGACACGATCCGCACCGTCAACCGCATCATCGACTTCTTCCCGCCCCACGAGCGCGACCAGATCCGCATCCTGCTCGCCGAGTCGCTGCTCGGCATCCTGAGCCAGCGCCTACTGCCCAGCTCGGACGGGGCCGGCCGCGTGCTGGCGCTCGAGGTCCTCGTGAACACGCCCCTCATCCGCGACTACATCAAGGACGAGGAGAAGACGCCCCTCATCAAGGAGGCGCTCATGCAGGACAACCTGCGCGGCATGCAGACCTTCGACCAGCACCTCGTCGAGCTCTACCTCGCCGGGCGCATCACGATGGAGGACGCCACCTTCATGGCAACCAGCCCCCACGAGTTCCGTCTGATGGTCACGCAGCGGCAGGGCGGCATCGGCATCGACGAGCTCGAGGAGACCGTCAACCTCCATAAGTCGCGCGGCGGCTTCGGGCGCTGA
- a CDS encoding amino acid ABC transporter ATP-binding protein: MIEIEGLNKWYGEFHVLKDISASVNRGEVVVIIGPSGSGKSTLIRCINRLEEHQQGRIVVDGVELTDDVRAIDQIRRETGMVFQSFNLFPHLTVLDNITLAPTRVRKWKKAKAEERARYFLEKVGIPEQAAKYPGQLSGGQQQRVAIARSLTMEPKVMLFDEPTSALDPEVIGEVLQVMENLANEGMTMVVVTHEMGFAREVGDRVVFMDAGQVVEVGTPEHFFSNPREARTRSFLSKIL; the protein is encoded by the coding sequence ATCATCGAGATCGAGGGTCTCAACAAGTGGTACGGCGAGTTCCACGTGCTCAAGGACATCTCGGCGTCCGTGAACCGGGGCGAGGTCGTGGTCATCATCGGCCCGTCGGGCTCAGGCAAGTCGACGTTGATCCGCTGCATCAACCGCCTCGAGGAGCACCAACAGGGGCGGATAGTCGTCGACGGCGTCGAGCTGACCGACGACGTGCGCGCCATCGACCAGATCAGGCGCGAGACGGGGATGGTCTTCCAGTCGTTCAACCTCTTCCCGCACCTCACCGTGCTCGATAACATCACGCTCGCCCCGACGAGGGTCCGCAAGTGGAAGAAGGCGAAGGCGGAGGAGCGCGCGCGCTACTTCCTCGAGAAGGTCGGCATCCCCGAGCAGGCCGCCAAGTACCCCGGCCAGCTGTCGGGCGGCCAGCAGCAGCGCGTGGCCATCGCTCGCTCCCTCACCATGGAACCGAAGGTGATGCTGTTCGACGAGCCCACCAGCGCGCTCGACCCGGAGGTCATCGGCGAGGTGTTGCAGGTGATGGAGAACCTTGCCAACGAGGGCATGACGATGGTCGTCGTGACGCACGAGATGGGCTTCGCCCGCGAGGTCGGCGACAGGGTCGTCTTCATGGACGCAGGCCAGGTGGTCGAGGTCGGGACGCCCGAGCACTTCTTCAGCAACCCGCGCGAGGCGCGCACGCGCTCCTTCCTCTCCAAGATCCTCTGA
- a CDS encoding amino acid ABC transporter permease: protein MHELIPARPAPAKSSGVRHWLRHNLFAGPFNSVLTVVAAVALGWAVYNLLTFVFVEASWGLVWKNMKLFGVYRYPVELLWRPLAGLAVMLGLMGVMAGAGGLRSIVGGAFAALWGFCLVVTVLAVVFWPSVRYLWPMVVVLGAVGYLVGARWPRASVRQLPWAWGAWLVLGYLVLSGFTAAGPLAKVPVRDWGGFLLTLILFTGIVPSFPLGIALALGRNSKLPAIKYICITFIEVIRGAPLIMWLFIASLLLPLLLNVDANSLPAIMRAYVAITLFSAAYMAENVRGGLQAVPRGQTEAARALGLSGWQTTLLIVLPQALRAVIPAIVGQAIGLFKDTSLVFIVGLMDFFKVGDVVTAQPEALLVTGGVKLEVFLFVAAIYFFFAFRMSVASRQLERRLGVGER, encoded by the coding sequence GTGCACGAGCTGATCCCGGCCCGCCCCGCCCCCGCCAAGTCGAGCGGCGTCCGCCACTGGCTGCGGCACAACCTGTTCGCCGGACCCTTCAACTCGGTGCTCACCGTGGTGGCGGCCGTGGCGCTAGGCTGGGCCGTCTACAACCTCCTCACCTTCGTCTTCGTCGAGGCGTCGTGGGGCCTCGTGTGGAAGAACATGAAGCTGTTCGGGGTCTACCGCTACCCCGTCGAGCTGCTCTGGCGACCCCTCGCCGGCCTCGCCGTCATGCTCGGACTCATGGGCGTGATGGCCGGCGCCGGCGGGCTCAGGTCCATCGTCGGGGGCGCCTTCGCCGCCCTGTGGGGCTTCTGCCTCGTCGTCACCGTCCTGGCCGTCGTCTTCTGGCCCAGCGTGCGCTACCTGTGGCCCATGGTCGTCGTGCTCGGCGCCGTCGGCTACCTCGTCGGCGCGCGCTGGCCCCGCGCGTCCGTCAGGCAGCTGCCGTGGGCGTGGGGGGCGTGGCTCGTGCTCGGCTACCTCGTGTTGTCTGGCTTCACGGCGGCGGGGCCGCTAGCCAAGGTCCCCGTGCGCGACTGGGGCGGCTTCCTGCTCACGCTCATCCTGTTCACCGGCATCGTCCCGAGCTTCCCGCTCGGCATCGCGCTGGCACTCGGGCGCAACAGCAAGCTCCCCGCCATCAAGTACATCTGCATCACGTTCATCGAGGTGATCCGCGGGGCGCCGCTGATCATGTGGCTGTTCATCGCCTCGCTCCTGCTGCCGCTCCTCCTGAACGTCGACGCCAACTCGCTTCCCGCCATCATGCGGGCGTACGTCGCCATCACGCTCTTCTCCGCCGCCTACATGGCCGAGAACGTGCGCGGCGGGCTGCAAGCGGTGCCGCGCGGCCAGACGGAGGCGGCTCGCGCCCTCGGCCTGTCCGGCTGGCAGACCACCCTGCTGATCGTCCTGCCGCAGGCGCTGCGCGCCGTCATCCCCGCCATCGTCGGGCAGGCCATCGGCCTGTTCAAGGACACCTCGCTCGTCTTCATCGTCGGCCTGATGGACTTCTTCAAGGTCGGCGACGTGGTGACCGCACAACCCGAGGCGCTACTGGTGACGGGTGGTGTGAAGCTGGAGGTGTTCCTGTTCGTGGCCGCCATCTACTTCTTCTTCGCGTTCCGGATGTCCGTCGCCTCCAGGCAGCTGGAGCGGCGGCTGGGCGTGGGGGAGAGGTGA
- a CDS encoding ABC transporter permease subunit (The N-terminal region of this protein, as described by TIGR01726, is a three transmembrane segment that identifies a subfamily of ABC transporter permease subunits, which specificities that include histidine, arginine, glutamine, glutamate, L-cystine (sic), the opines (in Agrobacterium) octopine and nopaline, etc.) — translation MVDAQLRGKSGDNVVPFWRNVKVIGIIAQIAFVFAIVAGIGVLVNNVVTALAAANLPADFSFLPRPAHLPIAERPIPYEGTDSYARALLIGFLNTLKVALVGVALATVLGVLFGVMRLSANWLVRTIASVYIEVLRNIPLAVQIVFWYSAILLPFPPRISDPVALPGGLLMSNVGLGFPFLYPTYRFSAWFPWLAAALVLAVAALLWRRAQLRRLDVVGRVWPYPLVAFVAVAGVGLATTYLNPSVPPDLRVTFEADRGRGTTSFVTDGQARPAAFVPVRVELPHATLTTTSQNLVESREVVSGTVRFPLIGKREAAAVTVDFADPAAAAERGLKLAFRDFPSIGSVYADRNGNDRLDAGEEIDPATGRGYGGVEVVMTLTDFRRTLVSDRDGQVRTPLFKAAVDAGAEEAAATAAPKPSGRFSAFGQASTAATQKESSLTAETTILPVGALVWSRAFIPVANYEGGMRLTVNYLALLLALVVYTSSFIAEIVRGGILAVPKGQREAAQAIGLSGYQTFTLVVFPQAMRIVLPPMISQYLNLTKNSSLASLAGYAEFFVIASVIQNQTGAAIPIALLLVGGYLAISLAFSVVLNQVNARLALVER, via the coding sequence GTGGTAGACGCACAACTTCGGGGCAAGTCCGGCGACAACGTGGTGCCGTTCTGGCGCAACGTCAAGGTCATCGGCATCATCGCGCAGATCGCCTTCGTGTTCGCCATCGTGGCGGGCATAGGCGTTCTGGTGAACAACGTGGTGACGGCGCTCGCCGCCGCCAACCTCCCCGCCGACTTCTCCTTCCTGCCCAGACCCGCCCACCTCCCCATCGCCGAGCGCCCCATCCCATACGAGGGCACCGACAGCTACGCTCGCGCCCTCCTCATCGGCTTCCTCAACACCCTCAAGGTGGCCCTCGTGGGCGTCGCCCTCGCCACCGTCCTCGGGGTGCTGTTCGGCGTCATGCGCCTATCTGCCAACTGGCTCGTGCGCACCATCGCGAGCGTCTACATCGAGGTGCTCAGGAACATCCCCCTGGCAGTCCAGATCGTCTTCTGGTACTCCGCTATCTTGCTACCGTTCCCGCCGCGCATCTCCGACCCGGTGGCCCTGCCGGGCGGCCTACTCATGTCGAACGTCGGCCTCGGCTTCCCGTTCCTCTACCCCACGTACCGCTTCTCGGCCTGGTTCCCGTGGCTGGCGGCCGCCTTGGTGCTCGCGGTCGCCGCGCTGCTGTGGCGCCGCGCCCAGCTCAGGCGCCTCGACGTGGTCGGCCGCGTGTGGCCCTACCCGCTCGTGGCGTTCGTGGCGGTTGCCGGCGTCGGTCTCGCGACCACCTACCTGAACCCGAGCGTGCCCCCTGACCTGCGGGTGACCTTCGAGGCGGATCGGGGCCGCGGCACCACCTCGTTCGTGACGGACGGACAGGCGCGCCCCGCCGCGTTCGTGCCCGTGCGGGTCGAGCTGCCTCACGCCACGCTCACCACCACGAGCCAGAACCTCGTCGAGAGCCGCGAGGTGGTCAGCGGCACCGTCCGCTTCCCGCTCATCGGCAAGCGCGAGGCGGCCGCGGTGACGGTCGACTTCGCCGACCCGGCGGCCGCGGCGGAGCGGGGCCTCAAGCTCGCCTTCCGCGACTTCCCCTCGATCGGTTCCGTGTACGCGGACCGCAACGGCAACGACAGGCTCGATGCCGGCGAGGAGATCGACCCCGCGACGGGCCGCGGCTACGGCGGGGTGGAGGTCGTGATGACCCTGACGGACTTCCGGCGCACCCTCGTGTCGGACCGCGACGGTCAGGTGCGCACGCCGCTCTTCAAGGCCGCCGTCGACGCCGGGGCCGAGGAGGCGGCCGCGACCGCCGCGCCCAAGCCCAGCGGCCGCTTCTCAGCGTTCGGCCAGGCCAGCACCGCGGCGACCCAGAAGGAGAGTAGCCTGACCGCCGAGACGACCATCCTGCCAGTCGGCGCCCTCGTGTGGAGCCGCGCCTTCATCCCCGTGGCGAACTACGAGGGCGGCATGAGGCTGACCGTGAACTACCTCGCCCTGCTCCTGGCGCTCGTCGTCTACACCTCCTCGTTCATCGCCGAGATCGTGCGCGGAGGCATCCTCGCGGTGCCCAAGGGGCAACGCGAGGCCGCGCAGGCGATCGGCCTGTCGGGCTACCAGACTTTCACGCTCGTCGTCTTCCCGCAGGCCATGCGCATCGTCCTCCCCCCGATGATCAGCCAGTACCTCAACCTGACCAAGAACTCCTCGCTCGCCTCCCTGGCGGGCTACGCGGAGTTCTTCGTCATCGCGAGCGTCATCCAGAACCAGACGGGAGCGGCCATCCCCATCGCGCTGCTCCTCGTCGGGGGCTACCTGGCCATCAGCCTGGCGTTCTCGGTCGTCCTCAACCAGGTGAACGCGCGCCTGGCGTTGGTGGAGCGGTGA
- a CDS encoding amino acid ABC transporter substrate-binding protein: protein MRILLSLALLVGASSVFAQGRLQAIKDRGELRCGVNATLTGFGFVDADGNYQGFDIDFCKAIAAAVFGDASKVVYRPLTAGERPTALQSGEIDVLLRNTTRTSLRETDWGANFGPTTYYDGQGFMVRKDSGINSLADFEGRAVCVQSGTTTETNLQTTLSGLGISFTPVIFETAPVLIKAYDDGQCDGWTTDTSGLLSYQLQLRQPDDHKILPIVISKEPLGPAVLHGDDQWFDVVTWTVFALFNAEEYGVTQANVDDMLVNAQDPQVKRLLGAPGSESYVQAFGLRADAFYQAIKAVGNYGEIFERNLGAGSVFGLERGLNAQYYEGGLIYGFPFN from the coding sequence ATCCGGATCCTCTTGTCGTTGGCGCTGCTCGTCGGCGCCTCCTCGGTGTTCGCCCAGGGGCGACTCCAGGCCATCAAGGACCGCGGCGAGCTTCGCTGCGGCGTCAACGCCACCCTGACCGGCTTCGGTTTCGTCGACGCCGACGGCAACTACCAGGGCTTCGACATCGACTTCTGCAAGGCCATCGCCGCCGCCGTCTTCGGCGACGCCTCCAAGGTCGTCTACCGGCCCCTCACGGCCGGCGAGCGGCCCACCGCCCTCCAGTCCGGCGAGATCGACGTGCTGCTGCGCAACACCACCCGCACGAGCCTCCGCGAGACCGACTGGGGCGCCAACTTCGGTCCCACGACGTACTACGACGGCCAGGGCTTCATGGTTCGCAAGGACTCGGGCATCAACTCCCTCGCCGACTTCGAGGGCCGCGCGGTATGCGTGCAGTCCGGCACGACCACCGAGACCAACCTCCAGACCACCCTGTCGGGCCTCGGCATCTCGTTCACGCCCGTCATCTTCGAGACCGCGCCCGTGCTCATCAAGGCGTACGACGACGGTCAGTGCGACGGTTGGACGACCGACACCTCGGGCCTCCTCTCCTACCAGCTGCAGCTGCGTCAGCCGGATGACCACAAGATCCTGCCAATCGTGATCTCGAAGGAGCCCCTGGGGCCGGCCGTGCTGCACGGCGACGACCAGTGGTTCGACGTCGTCACCTGGACCGTGTTCGCCCTCTTCAACGCCGAGGAGTACGGCGTCACGCAGGCCAACGTCGACGACATGCTCGTCAACGCGCAGGACCCGCAGGTCAAGCGCCTCCTCGGCGCCCCCGGCTCCGAGTCGTACGTCCAGGCCTTCGGCCTCCGCGCCGACGCCTTCTACCAGGCCATCAAGGCGGTAGGCAACTACGGCGAGATCTTCGAACGCAACCTGGGCGCCGGCTCTGTCTTCGGGCTCGAGCGCGGCCTCAACGCCCAGTACTACGAGGGCGGCCTCATCTACGGCTTCCCCTTCAACTGA
- a CDS encoding V-type ATP synthase subunit D, whose protein sequence is MAENVAPTRSNLLQRRDQAKLAIRGADLLKRKRDALVGEFFALVKASLEARRQLQQASRDAYFALFLANAWDGPEAVGSLALAQHQGLEIPLKMENIFGVKVPQVQPPSFDAALPFSPVGAGTSTLEAARQFRKLVEAIVKVAATETRLRKIGEEIKKTNRRVNALEQLVIPGINYEIRHIRSVLDQRALEEVTTLKRIKAKLEARDEADAAKA, encoded by the coding sequence GTGGCTGAGAACGTCGCACCCACCAGGTCGAACCTCTTGCAGAGGCGCGACCAGGCCAAGCTCGCCATCCGCGGCGCCGACCTGCTCAAGCGCAAGCGCGACGCCCTCGTCGGGGAGTTCTTCGCCCTCGTCAAGGCGTCGCTCGAGGCGCGCCGCCAGCTGCAACAGGCGAGCCGCGACGCCTACTTCGCCCTCTTCCTCGCCAACGCCTGGGACGGCCCGGAGGCCGTCGGCAGCCTCGCGCTCGCCCAACACCAGGGCCTGGAGATCCCCCTGAAGATGGAGAACATCTTCGGGGTGAAGGTGCCCCAGGTGCAGCCGCCAAGCTTCGACGCCGCCCTGCCGTTCTCACCCGTGGGCGCCGGAACGTCGACGCTGGAGGCGGCGAGGCAGTTCCGCAAGCTCGTCGAGGCCATCGTGAAGGTGGCCGCCACGGAGACGCGGCTGCGCAAGATCGGCGAGGAGATCAAGAAGACCAACCGGCGCGTCAACGCGCTCGAGCAGCTCGTCATCCCCGGCATCAACTACGAGATCCGGCACATCAGGAGCGTGCTGGATCAGCGCGCGCTCGAGGAAGTGACGACGCTGAAGCGCATCAAGGCGAAGCTCGAGGCGCGAGACGAGGCCGACGCCGCCAAGGCGTGA
- a CDS encoding V-type ATP synthase subunit B has protein sequence MSSNLLKKVYSEVSYVSGPLLFLQNAPDLSYNAIVQIKDGTGRLRGGQVIEVSKEFTVLQVFEETSGIDLSSTTVSLVENVARLGVAREMIGRRFNGAGAPIDGLPPVVADKRLPIGGAPINPVARRKPEEFIQTGVSTIDSLISLVRGQKLPIFSGSGLPANELAAQIARQATVIGEDTEFAVVFAAMGVTQRELTFFTQEFERTGALARSVLFLNKADDPAVERLLTPKMALTAAEYLAFEHGYHVLVILTDMTNYCEALREIGGAREEIPGRRGYPGYMYTDLASIYERAGVVEGLPGSVTQLPILTMPDDDVTHPIPDLTGYITEGQIYLARALHNKGVYPPINPGPSLSRLMNNGIGEGKTRKDHKNVADQLQAAYANGLDLRRLVAITGEDALSENDKLYLKFADEFEKNFINQGSANRTIEESLSIAWAVLSQLPKSELTRLSNDQIDKYYGAKMDELWGAARRDQL, from the coding sequence ATGAGCAGCAACCTACTCAAGAAGGTCTATAGCGAGGTCAGCTACGTTTCCGGGCCGCTCCTGTTCCTGCAGAACGCGCCCGACCTCTCGTACAACGCCATCGTCCAGATCAAGGACGGCACCGGCCGCCTGCGCGGCGGTCAGGTCATCGAGGTCTCCAAGGAGTTCACGGTGCTGCAGGTCTTCGAGGAGACCTCCGGCATCGACCTCTCCAGCACCACCGTCAGCCTGGTGGAGAACGTGGCCCGGCTGGGGGTGGCGCGCGAGATGATCGGCCGCCGCTTCAACGGCGCCGGCGCCCCCATCGACGGCCTGCCGCCGGTGGTGGCCGACAAGCGCCTCCCCATCGGCGGCGCCCCCATCAACCCGGTGGCGCGCCGCAAGCCGGAGGAGTTCATCCAGACCGGCGTATCCACCATCGACAGCCTGATCAGCCTGGTGCGCGGCCAGAAGCTCCCCATCTTCTCGGGGTCGGGCCTCCCGGCCAACGAGCTCGCCGCGCAGATCGCGCGGCAGGCCACGGTGATCGGCGAGGACACCGAGTTCGCCGTCGTCTTCGCGGCGATGGGCGTCACGCAGCGCGAGCTGACGTTCTTCACCCAGGAGTTCGAGCGGACCGGCGCGCTGGCGCGCTCCGTGCTGTTCCTCAACAAGGCCGACGACCCCGCCGTCGAGCGCCTGCTGACGCCGAAGATGGCGCTCACCGCCGCCGAGTACCTCGCCTTCGAGCACGGCTACCACGTGCTGGTCATCCTCACCGACATGACCAACTACTGCGAGGCGCTGCGCGAGATCGGCGGCGCGCGCGAGGAGATCCCGGGGCGCCGCGGCTACCCCGGCTACATGTACACCGACCTGGCGTCGATCTACGAGCGCGCCGGCGTGGTCGAGGGGCTCCCCGGCTCCGTCACGCAGCTCCCGATCCTCACCATGCCAGACGACGACGTCACGCACCCGATCCCCGACCTCACGGGCTACATCACCGAGGGCCAGATCTACCTGGCGCGGGCGCTCCACAACAAGGGCGTCTACCCGCCCATCAACCCCGGTCCGTCGCTGTCGCGGCTCATGAACAACGGCATCGGGGAAGGGAAGACGCGCAAGGATCACAAGAACGTGGCCGACCAGCTGCAGGCCGCGTACGCCAACGGCCTCGACCTGCGTCGCCTCGTGGCCATCACGGGCGAGGACGCCCTCTCCGAGAACGACAAGCTGTACCTCAAGTTCGCCGACGAGTTCGAGAAGAACTTCATCAACCAGGGGAGCGCCAACCGCACCATCGAGGAGTCGCTGTCGATCGCCTGGGCGGTCCTCTCGCAGCTCCCCAAGAGCGAGCTCACGCGCCTCTCCAACGATCAGATCGACAAGTACTACGGCGCCAAGATGGACGAGCTGTGGGGCGCCGCCCGCAGAGACCAGCTCTGA